In Desulfosporosinus sp. Sb-LF, the following are encoded in one genomic region:
- a CDS encoding TetR/AcrR family transcriptional regulator, translated as MKGKSTHLSDPERDRELSRSEDSKLRILMAATSIFAKKGLDGSRVDEIASAAHINKRMIYHYFESKENLYLEVLRHNYNKLYTIGTCVIQPGTNPQKVIMQVVREYFYFLAEHDEFVRLVSWEALNDQKYSNKVLPQFLDLAEPMLRGILTEGQRTGVLRDNLDIRHLLVSINAVCLGYFSRRETLKTYWLEDLLSPAMLEERFKHIVDLICNGIIKHGEE; from the coding sequence GTGAAAGGCAAATCAACACATTTAAGTGATCCCGAAAGGGACCGCGAACTCTCTCGCTCTGAGGACAGCAAATTACGAATTCTCATGGCGGCGACATCAATTTTCGCAAAAAAAGGACTCGACGGTTCGAGAGTGGATGAGATAGCTAGTGCTGCACACATTAACAAGCGAATGATCTATCATTACTTTGAGAGTAAAGAAAATCTATATTTAGAAGTGCTTCGTCATAACTATAACAAACTTTACACGATAGGAACATGCGTTATTCAGCCAGGAACGAACCCTCAAAAAGTAATCATGCAAGTGGTTCGAGAATACTTTTACTTCTTAGCTGAGCATGACGAGTTTGTACGTCTCGTAAGTTGGGAGGCCTTAAATGATCAAAAATATTCTAACAAAGTTCTTCCGCAATTTCTAGATCTCGCGGAGCCTATGCTCCGGGGAATCTTGACGGAGGGCCAACGCACGGGTGTTTTGCGTGATAATCTAGATATACGTCATCTTCTGGTGAGTATTAATGCAGTATGCTTAGGTTATTTTTCGCGTAGGGAGACACTTAAGACTTACTGGTTAGAGGATTTGTTGTCCCCCGCTATGCTTGAAGAACGCTTCAAGCACATTGTGGATCTTATTTGTAACGGCATTATCAAACATGGGGAGGAATAA